One Polyangia bacterium genomic region harbors:
- a CDS encoding MFS transporter: MSEYAASAVRSPASPAITRGERQVIFASSLGTVFEWYDFYLYGSLAAVISKQFFSAVNPTAAFIFALLAFAAGFAVRPFGALVFGRLGDLVGRKYTFLITILIMGSATFIVGCLPSYKTIGLAAPVILILLRLLQGLALGGEYGGAATYVAEHAPANRRGAYTSWIQTTATLGLFLSLIVIMACRGLLSAQDFDSFGWRIPFLVSALLLAVSVWIRLQLNESPVFQRMKDEGRSSKAPLRESFAEWGNLKVVIVALLGLTAGQAVVWYTGQFYALFFLTKTLQVDAQTANILIAVSLLIGTPFFIVFGVLSDRIGRKMIIMAGCALAMLTYFPIFKGLTHAANPALESAIATSPVVVVANPDECSVQFNPVGSAKFTKPCDIAKAALVNKGIPYTNEVGAGTDASIKVGSTVIPSYDGTAPDAKAKADVFGKAVKAALTAAQYPHAADPSRINKPLVIFLLFILVLYVTMVYGPIAAMLVEMFPARIRYSSMSLPYHIGNGWFGGFLPTTAFAIVAAKGDIYSGLWYPIIIAGMTLVVGLLFVRETKNVDIHV, translated from the coding sequence ATGTCGGAATATGCTGCGTCGGCCGTCCGTAGTCCCGCCTCGCCCGCCATCACGCGCGGCGAACGGCAAGTCATCTTTGCTTCGTCGCTGGGCACGGTCTTCGAATGGTACGATTTCTATCTCTACGGCTCGCTGGCCGCGGTCATCTCCAAGCAGTTCTTCAGCGCCGTCAATCCGACGGCGGCCTTCATCTTCGCGCTGCTGGCCTTCGCCGCTGGCTTTGCCGTGCGTCCCTTCGGCGCGCTGGTGTTCGGCCGCTTGGGTGATCTGGTCGGCCGCAAGTACACCTTCCTCATCACCATCCTGATCATGGGCTCGGCCACGTTCATCGTCGGCTGCTTGCCTTCGTATAAGACAATCGGGCTCGCGGCGCCGGTCATTTTGATCTTGCTGCGCTTGTTGCAGGGCCTGGCCCTGGGCGGTGAGTACGGCGGCGCCGCCACCTACGTGGCCGAACACGCCCCGGCCAACAGGCGCGGCGCGTACACCTCGTGGATCCAGACCACGGCGACGCTGGGACTCTTCCTGTCGCTGATCGTGATCATGGCCTGCCGTGGCCTCCTGTCGGCGCAGGACTTCGATTCGTTCGGCTGGCGCATCCCCTTCCTGGTCTCGGCGTTGTTGCTGGCGGTGTCGGTGTGGATTCGTTTGCAGTTGAACGAGAGCCCGGTGTTTCAGCGCATGAAAGACGAAGGCCGCAGCTCGAAGGCGCCGCTGCGCGAGAGCTTTGCGGAATGGGGCAACCTGAAGGTCGTCATCGTGGCGCTCCTCGGTCTGACCGCCGGGCAAGCCGTGGTCTGGTATACGGGGCAGTTCTACGCGTTGTTCTTCCTGACCAAGACGCTGCAGGTCGATGCGCAGACCGCCAACATCCTGATCGCCGTCTCATTGCTGATCGGGACGCCTTTCTTCATCGTCTTCGGCGTGCTGTCTGATCGCATCGGCCGCAAGATGATCATCATGGCTGGCTGCGCGCTGGCCATGCTGACCTACTTCCCGATCTTCAAGGGCCTCACCCACGCGGCGAATCCCGCGCTGGAATCGGCGATCGCCACCTCGCCGGTGGTAGTGGTGGCGAATCCCGACGAGTGCTCGGTTCAATTCAACCCGGTGGGCAGCGCGAAGTTTACCAAGCCGTGCGACATCGCCAAGGCGGCGCTGGTGAACAAAGGCATCCCATACACGAACGAAGTGGGTGCCGGCACCGACGCCTCGATCAAGGTCGGCAGCACGGTCATCCCGTCCTACGACGGCACCGCCCCCGACGCCAAGGCCAAGGCCGACGTCTTCGGAAAGGCGGTCAAGGCGGCGCTGACGGCCGCGCAGTATCCACACGCGGCCGACCCGTCGCGCATCAACAAACCGCTGGTGATCTTCCTGCTCTTCATCCTGGTGCTGTACGTGACCATGGTCTATGGACCGATCGCCGCGATGCTGGTGGAGATGTTCCCGGCCCGCATCCGCTACTCGTCTATGTCGCTGCCGTACCACATCGGCAACGGTTGGTTCGGGGGCTTCCTGCCGACCACGGCCTTCGCCATCGTGGCCGCCAAGGGCGACATCTACTCGGGGCTTTGGTACCCGATCATCATCGCCGGCATGACCCTGGTCGTCGGACTCCTGTTCGTCCGCGAGACCAAGAACGTCGACATCCACGTCTGA
- a CDS encoding CDP-alcohol phosphatidyltransferase family protein: MRWSVGWFGVKDLFTMVNLLGGVMGIYFAALGNPLWAGYAILAGYFFGDALDGVVARATNTGNRFGAEFDSAADHIGQGIAPAVVVWSAYRIDGHNNLGLLLMAALITTASIRQARFNVADFNAPLTYLGLPRTISGFIALAYPNSAIFHATRFGYQGGVVVIGLMAVLNLVPIPYMTHRGKRKMQLWVKALVVSFLISPFVVFFVARSLTFDVIFIYGFGYALGGWIPILPDERKAFYDNYHRWAAEVSSLK, translated from the coding sequence ATGCGCTGGAGCGTCGGCTGGTTCGGGGTCAAAGACCTCTTCACGATGGTGAACCTCCTCGGCGGGGTGATGGGCATTTACTTCGCCGCCCTGGGAAATCCGCTGTGGGCGGGCTACGCCATCCTGGCGGGATATTTTTTCGGGGACGCGCTGGACGGCGTGGTGGCGCGCGCCACCAACACCGGCAATCGCTTCGGCGCCGAGTTCGACTCCGCTGCTGATCACATCGGGCAAGGGATCGCGCCCGCGGTGGTGGTCTGGTCGGCGTATCGCATCGACGGACACAACAATCTGGGTTTGTTGTTGATGGCCGCCCTGATCACCACGGCATCAATCCGCCAGGCACGTTTCAACGTCGCCGACTTCAACGCGCCGCTGACCTATCTGGGGTTACCGCGCACGATCAGCGGCTTCATCGCCCTGGCCTATCCCAATTCCGCAATCTTTCACGCCACCCGATTCGGCTACCAGGGCGGCGTGGTGGTGATTGGACTGATGGCTGTACTCAATCTGGTTCCCATCCCGTACATGACCCATCGCGGGAAACGAAAGATGCAGCTCTGGGTAAAAGCGCTGGTGGTGAGCTTTCTCATTTCCCCCTTTGTGGTTTTCTTCGTGGCCCGGTCGTTGACGTTCGACGTGATTTTTATCTACGGATTTGGCTATGCCCTGGGCGGCTGGATTCCCATCTTGCCCGACGAAAGAAAGGCCTTTTATGACAATTACCATCGCTGGGCCGCCGAGGTGTCGTCGCTGAAATAA